A single Primulina eburnea isolate SZY01 chromosome 11, ASM2296580v1, whole genome shotgun sequence DNA region contains:
- the LOC140806028 gene encoding BAHD acyltransferase DCR gives MAGEFAEEKKVDDCVKILSTGNVKPKKPIGKKECQLVTFDLPYLAFYYNQKLIIYKSEDDFEGIVQRSKDGLAVVLEEFYQLAGKLDKDEDGVFKVVYDDDMEGVEVVAAAAEEMEVAELTAEEGTSKFKALLPYNMILNLEGLHKPLLAVQVTKLKDGVAIGCAFNHAILDGTSTWHFMSAWAQICSGSSASVATPPFLDRTKARNTRVKLDLSKPSDAPEHAKSASSNGDVAAKSLREKVFKFSESDIDRIKSKVNAGTGSKPFSTFQSLSAHVWSAVTRARELKPEEYTVFTVFADCRKRVDPKMPESYFGNLIQAIFTVTAAGLIMSNPIEFGADLIRTAIESHDAKAIDARNTEWETNPVIFQFKDAGVNCVAVGSSPRFKVYDVDFGWGKPESVRSGLNNRFDGMVYLYPGKDGGRSIDVEISLEDDALKRLEKDKEFLMEL, from the exons ATGGCTGGTGAATTTGCCGAGGAGAAGAAAGTTGACGACTGTGTTAAAATCCTCAGCACGGGAAATGTGAAGCCCAAGAAACCGATTGGAAAAAAAGAATGCCAGCTGGTCACATTCGATCTCCCGTACTTGGCGTTTTACTATAATCAGAAACTGATAATTTACAAAAGTGAGGATGATTTCGAGGGAATTGTGCAGAGATCGAAAGACGGGCTTGCTGTTGTTTTGGAGGAATTTTATCAGTTGGCTGGGAAACTGGATAAAGATGAGGATGGTGTGTTTAAAGTGGTGTACGACGATGATATGGAGGGAGTGGAGGTTGTGGCCGCCGCGGCGGAGGAGATGGAGGTGGCGGAGCTGACGGCGGAGGAAGGGACGTCGAAGTTTAAGGCTCTGCTGCCTTACAACATGATCTTGAATTTGGAAGGACTCCACAAGCCGCTGCTGGCAGTGCAG GTGACAAAGCTAAAGGATGGGGTTGCAATCGGCTGTGCCTTCAACCATGCTATTCTGGATGGCACGTCCACGTGGCACTTCATGAGCGCATGGGCCCAAATATGCAGCGGTTCTTCTGCCTCCGTCGCAACCCCACCATTCCTCGACCGCACCAAAGCACGAAACACAAGAGTAAAGCTCGACCTCTCCAAGCCATCCGACGCGCCGGAGCATGCCAAGTCAGCTTCATCCAACGGTGACGTGGCCGCCAAATCCCTCCGCGAAAAGGTCTTCAAGTTCTCCGAATCAGACATTGACCGAATCAAGTCAAAAGTCAACGCCGGTACTGGATCGAAGCCCTTCTCCACATTCCAGTCCCTCTCCGCGCACGTGTGGTCCGCCGTCACACGAGCGCGGGAGCTGAAGCCCGAGGAGTACACGGTGTTCACTGTGTTCGCCGACTGCCGGAAGCGGGTGGACCCAAAGATGCCGGAGAGTTACTTCGGGAATTTGATCCAGGCGATCTTCACCGTCACTGCGGCCGGGCTGATCATGTCGAACCCGATTGAGTTCGGGGCTGATCTGATCAGAACCGCCATTGAATCCCACGATGCGAAGGCGATTGACGCTCGAAACACTGAGTGGGAAACCAACCCGGTAATCTTCCAGTTCAAGGATGCTGGTGTGAACTGCGTGGCAGTGGGGAGCTCCCCTCGGTTTAAGGTTTACGACGTGGATTTTGGGTGGGGCAAACCCGAAAGCGTTCGTAGCGGGTTGAATAACAGGTTCGATGGGATGGTGTACTTGTATCCGGGCAAAGATGGGGGAAGAAGCATTGATGTGgagatcagtttggaggatgatgccCTGAAGAGGTTGGAGAAGGACAAGGAATTTCTCATGGAGCTTTAa